One segment of uncultured Desulfovibrio sp. DNA contains the following:
- a CDS encoding DNA repair protein RecN: protein MLEYLRIRNLALIEDMELEFSPGMNVLTGETGAGKSFILKALGFLLGDKLSADMVRAGAERAQVEALFSTKDADMVLRREIVAETGRSRLYINDELRSQDSLRDLRNRLVAHTSQHAQQKLLQSSFQARLLESGLSCPELLHQRDALLARLQANAAQRSALLERQAGLGERRELLEMQQQEIDKVSPEEGEEEKLEEIRALARSMEHQQENYEQALILLQGDDQEGVIDQLGQLEKLLQRMCREDESLQADADAVAALRQQLAHLGGRLRRPPALPGLDEMPDMDHLEERLFALAQLKRKLHRTLPEILALREEISENLSFLDVCALDITRLDKEAAALAAELAAVTARIIPARREAAAAIATKLENELRQLGFSDQVRVLPDFAVQEIWPGVTDERGRILWAPNPGQPPQPLDKIASGGELSRFLLALASVQQDDEGATFIFDEVDAGVGGMTLNKLAEKLYALAETRQMLLITHWPQLAARARRHFQIVKMVRDGETFTLCSPLNKEDRHAELARMAGGGEQGEALARSLEK, encoded by the coding sequence ATGCTTGAATACCTGCGCATTCGCAATCTGGCCCTCATTGAGGACATGGAACTGGAATTTTCGCCCGGCATGAACGTGCTGACGGGTGAAACCGGGGCGGGGAAGAGCTTTATCCTTAAAGCGCTGGGCTTTCTGCTTGGCGACAAACTTTCGGCGGATATGGTTCGCGCGGGTGCTGAGCGCGCACAGGTAGAGGCCCTGTTCAGCACAAAAGATGCGGACATGGTTCTGCGGCGCGAAATTGTGGCGGAGACAGGCCGCAGCCGCCTGTACATCAACGATGAGCTGCGCTCGCAAGACAGTCTGCGCGACCTGCGCAACCGCCTTGTGGCCCACACCAGCCAACACGCCCAGCAAAAACTGCTTCAATCTTCATTTCAGGCCAGGCTGCTGGAAAGCGGCCTAAGCTGCCCCGAGCTTCTGCACCAGCGGGACGCCCTGCTTGCGCGCCTTCAGGCCAATGCGGCCCAGCGCTCTGCCCTGCTTGAGCGTCAGGCCGGGTTGGGCGAACGGCGCGAGCTGCTTGAAATGCAGCAGCAGGAGATCGACAAGGTTTCTCCCGAAGAAGGCGAAGAAGAAAAGCTGGAAGAAATTCGCGCGCTGGCCCGTTCCATGGAGCACCAGCAGGAGAATTACGAGCAGGCGCTCATTTTGCTGCAAGGCGATGATCAAGAAGGCGTGATCGACCAGCTGGGCCAGTTGGAAAAGCTCTTGCAGCGCATGTGCCGGGAGGACGAATCCCTCCAGGCCGATGCCGACGCCGTGGCCGCCCTGCGCCAGCAGCTTGCCCACCTTGGCGGCAGGCTTCGCCGCCCGCCTGCCCTGCCTGGGCTGGACGAAATGCCCGACATGGATCATCTGGAAGAGCGCCTGTTTGCCCTTGCGCAGCTCAAGCGCAAGCTGCACAGAACCCTGCCGGAGATTCTGGCCCTGCGCGAAGAAATTTCCGAGAACCTTTCCTTCCTTGATGTATGCGCGCTGGACATCACCCGGCTGGACAAGGAAGCGGCAGCTCTTGCCGCAGAGCTGGCCGCTGTGACCGCCCGCATCATCCCGGCGCGCCGCGAAGCGGCAGCCGCCATTGCGACCAAGCTGGAAAACGAACTGCGCCAGTTGGGCTTTTCAGATCAGGTACGGGTATTGCCAGATTTTGCCGTGCAGGAAATCTGGCCCGGCGTTACAGACGAGCGAGGGCGCATCCTTTGGGCACCCAACCCCGGCCAGCCCCCGCAACCGCTGGATAAAATCGCCTCGGGCGGCGAGCTTTCGCGCTTTTTGCTGGCGCTGGCCAGCGTGCAGCAGGACGACGAAGGCGCTACATTCATATTTGACGAGGTCGATGCCGGAGTTGGCGGCATGACCCTGAACAAGCTGGCCGAAAAGCTCTATGCACTGGCCGAAACGCGCCAGATGCTGCTCATCACCCACTGGCCGCAACTGGCGGCCCGCGCCCGCAGGCATTTTCAGATTGTTAAGATGGTGCGCGATGGGGAAACCTTTACCCTCTGCTCCCCCCTTAACAAAGAAGATCGCCACGCCGAGCTTGCGCGCATGGCAGGCGGCGGCGAACAGGGCGAGGCGCTGGCCCGCAGCCTGGAAAAATAG
- a CDS encoding AMP-binding protein: MESWPLERIAILDFRAVTAIVQSVAQAELSQRNPLSFEARAPHEFASMRWESLGLDATALENMAQRCNAMFHTTAAAPEVGGLCGDFSQRVLQQWEHSDRSLTFFTSGSTGKPKPCTHKESHIRQEVTSLAPIVADRTSALITVPMHHMYGFTFGLLLPLSLGVPIRSVPPLPTMVEAQMRPGDLVISIPLLLSRLVDMRGWQASSSEAGQGITLLTGTSPTPPEVMHALERQDFRVMEFFGSSEMGVVCCRFAPEADYELLPHVARGEGEHCNALVRCLPDGVVQHYPLMDNVTWTGQRHLRPGARIDKAVQVGGINVFPQYVASVIERHEGVKQCLVRLMRQDEGYRLKAFVVPQPGYDVSALHKDLILHARRELSDVQRPGAYTFGPDIPRGPLGKPMDW; the protein is encoded by the coding sequence ATGGAGTCCTGGCCGCTTGAGCGGATTGCAATTCTTGATTTCAGGGCTGTTACGGCGATAGTGCAATCCGTGGCGCAGGCAGAGTTGAGCCAGCGCAATCCGCTGAGCTTTGAGGCGCGCGCGCCGCACGAGTTTGCATCCATGCGCTGGGAATCGCTTGGGCTTGATGCAACTGCGCTGGAAAATATGGCGCAGCGGTGCAATGCCATGTTTCACACCACTGCAGCCGCGCCCGAGGTTGGCGGGCTGTGTGGCGATTTTTCGCAACGGGTTTTGCAGCAGTGGGAACACAGCGACCGCTCACTCACGTTTTTTACTTCCGGCTCAACGGGAAAGCCCAAGCCCTGCACGCATAAGGAAAGCCACATCCGGCAGGAAGTGACCAGTCTGGCCCCCATTGTGGCGGACAGAACCTCGGCGCTGATTACCGTCCCCATGCATCACATGTACGGCTTTACGTTTGGCTTGCTGCTGCCACTGAGCCTCGGGGTGCCCATCCGTAGCGTGCCGCCCCTGCCAACAATGGTTGAGGCGCAAATGCGCCCCGGCGATCTTGTTATCAGCATACCGCTGTTGCTGTCGCGCCTTGTGGATATGCGCGGATGGCAGGCCTCCAGCTCGGAGGCGGGGCAGGGGATTACCCTGCTGACCGGCACTTCGCCCACGCCGCCCGAGGTGATGCATGCGCTGGAGCGGCAGGACTTTCGTGTAATGGAATTTTTTGGCTCGTCCGAGATGGGTGTGGTTTGCTGCCGCTTTGCGCCGGAAGCCGATTATGAACTGCTGCCGCATGTGGCGCGGGGAGAAGGGGAGCACTGCAACGCGCTGGTGCGCTGCTTGCCGGATGGTGTGGTGCAGCACTACCCGCTGATGGATAACGTAACCTGGACAGGCCAGCGGCACCTGCGACCGGGCGCGCGCATCGACAAAGCCGTGCAGGTGGGCGGCATCAATGTGTTTCCCCAGTATGTGGCTTCGGTAATCGAGCGCCACGAAGGGGTAAAACAGTGCCTTGTGCGGCTGATGCGGCAGGACGAAGGCTACAGACTCAAAGCCTTTGTGGTGCCGCAACCGGGCTATGACGTGTCAGCGCTACACAAGGATCTGATTCTGCATGCCCGCCGTGAACTGAGCGACGTGCAACGCCCCGGTGCCTATACCTTTGGCCCGGACATCCCGCGTGGCCCGCTTGGCAAGCCCATGGATTGGTAA
- a CDS encoding beta-ketoacyl synthase chain length factor: MSSAALSVTGTGLVHSIGGKDALAAIQSGQTPTISAPDISSLAALLPGVSLRRIPRYARMALLASVQALDAAGWRQKEVLHRTALVFGTAYSSSQMSMDFMDSILDNGPHLSSPTAFSHAVNNMGAGLLSLLLGIEGPCFTISQFELSFAGAVSTAAALLGAGRAERVLLCAVDETDSRFSRCCPEYLSSRHPQTEGAVALCLGRQAAGAPSLRVRWGQQPEADGPVFASGVASGPGWANHEHLYGHGPLAQALDVMLALNMPQTDRAEAVNCVCAAAASGRQALIEVRGA, from the coding sequence GTGAGCAGTGCAGCGCTTTCTGTGACGGGAACCGGGCTTGTGCACAGCATCGGCGGCAAGGATGCCCTTGCTGCCATACAGTCAGGGCAAACGCCTACCATATCTGCCCCCGATATTTCTTCACTCGCGGCATTGTTGCCGGGCGTGTCGCTGCGCCGCATTCCCCGGTATGCGCGTATGGCGCTTCTGGCCTCCGTGCAGGCACTGGACGCGGCGGGCTGGCGACAAAAAGAAGTCCTGCACCGGACAGCTCTTGTTTTTGGCACTGCCTACAGCAGCTCGCAAATGAGCATGGATTTTATGGATTCCATTCTGGACAACGGGCCGCATCTTTCTTCGCCAACGGCCTTTTCGCATGCCGTCAACAATATGGGCGCAGGCCTGCTCAGCCTGCTGCTTGGCATTGAGGGGCCGTGTTTTACCATCTCGCAGTTTGAGCTTTCTTTTGCCGGTGCTGTGAGCACGGCGGCAGCCCTGTTGGGTGCGGGGCGGGCCGAGAGGGTGCTGCTGTGCGCGGTGGACGAAACCGACAGCCGTTTTTCCCGCTGCTGCCCGGAATATTTAAGCAGCAGGCACCCCCAGACGGAAGGGGCCGTTGCCCTGTGTCTGGGCAGGCAAGCTGCGGGTGCGCCCTCGCTGCGAGTGCGGTGGGGGCAACAGCCGGAGGCGGACGGCCCTGTCTTTGCTTCGGGTGTCGCATCCGGGCCGGGCTGGGCAAATCATGAACATCTGTACGGTCATGGGCCACTGGCGCAGGCTCTGGATGTGATGCTGGCCCTGAACATGCCGCAGACGGACAGGGCCGAAGCTGTTAACTGCGTCTGCGCTGCTGCTGCAAGCGGCAGACAGGCTTTAATCGAAGTGCGGGGTGCGTAA
- a CDS encoding beta-ketoacyl-[acyl-carrier-protein] synthase family protein has protein sequence MQHGSGVVVTGMACLCAAGDSPAAVLDGLQSGRGGLVSASVLDSRALPYPFFGLAEKHFPGGRKHSAQDTLTLARAACRSALAEAALPQHLLREAGIVLGTTAGSASHFLESYAASRGTTPEQAAASAPPACSCGQGADRDDYFSANLALEMDVEAHGPRLTVTDACTSGADAIGLAMDLITTGQCQCVLCGGADALSLVPHTGFARLMIYSDQPCRPFDRDRKGLNLGEGAAALVLESAEHARERNAAVLGHVLGYGNASDAHHFTAPHPEGRGLAFAIGSALDQAGLTAADMAFVNAHGTSTRENDKVEGRLLRTLLPGVPVWASKGGTGHTLGAAGALEAVLTLAALRNGTVPASPGFFTIDPEIGFAPTQSALAASSPFALSTSLGFGGGNAALVLGRVKP, from the coding sequence ATGCAGCACGGTTCAGGCGTTGTTGTAACAGGCATGGCCTGCCTGTGCGCGGCGGGTGACAGCCCGGCTGCGGTTCTGGATGGCCTGCAAAGCGGGCGGGGCGGGCTTGTTTCGGCCAGTGTGCTGGACAGCCGGGCCTTGCCATATCCGTTTTTCGGGCTTGCTGAAAAGCACTTTCCCGGAGGGCGCAAGCACTCCGCGCAGGATACCCTCACGCTCGCAAGGGCCGCGTGCCGCAGCGCGTTGGCTGAGGCCGCACTGCCCCAGCATCTGTTGCGTGAGGCGGGCATTGTGCTTGGCACAACCGCCGGGAGCGCGTCGCACTTTCTGGAGTCTTACGCCGCCAGCCGTGGAACCACGCCAGAGCAGGCTGCTGCATCGGCACCGCCTGCATGCTCCTGCGGGCAGGGGGCCGACCGTGACGACTACTTTAGCGCCAATCTTGCGCTGGAGATGGACGTGGAGGCCCACGGGCCGCGCCTGACCGTCACCGATGCCTGCACATCCGGCGCAGACGCCATTGGGCTGGCAATGGATCTCATCACCACAGGCCAGTGCCAGTGCGTGCTGTGCGGCGGCGCAGATGCCCTGAGCCTCGTGCCGCATACGGGCTTTGCGCGGTTGATGATATATTCCGACCAGCCGTGCCGCCCTTTTGACCGTGACCGCAAAGGCCTGAACCTTGGCGAAGGCGCAGCCGCGCTGGTTCTGGAAAGCGCCGAGCATGCCCGCGAGCGCAATGCCGCCGTGCTCGGGCATGTGCTGGGCTACGGCAACGCCTCTGACGCGCACCATTTTACCGCGCCGCATCCCGAAGGGCGGGGCCTGGCATTCGCCATCGGCTCGGCCTTGGATCAGGCAGGCCTCACAGCGGCGGACATGGCTTTTGTGAACGCGCATGGCACGTCTACCCGTGAGAACGACAAGGTTGAAGGACGGCTTTTGCGCACCCTGCTGCCGGGGGTGCCCGTATGGGCCAGCAAGGGCGGCACTGGGCACACACTTGGGGCCGCTGGCGCGCTGGAAGCCGTGCTGACGCTCGCGGCCCTGCGCAACGGCACGGTTCCGGCCTCGCCGGGGTTTTTCACCATTGACCCTGAAATAGGTTTTGCGCCCACGCAGAGCGCCCTTGCGGCATCGTCGCCATTTGCGCTTTCAACCTCGCTGGGTTTTGGCGGCGGCAATGCCGCTCTGGTTCTGGGGAGGGTGAAGCCGTGA
- a CDS encoding phosphopantetheine-binding protein, with amino-acid sequence MMTKNEMESALKVAIIDGLRLEDVTVEDIDSSAPLFGDSGLMLDSLDAVELVVVVEKHFGVAIADAEEARKAFTSVSGLADFICTRKAQA; translated from the coding sequence ATGATGACAAAAAACGAAATGGAATCCGCCCTGAAAGTGGCGATTATTGATGGCCTGCGCCTCGAAGACGTTACCGTGGAAGACATTGATTCCTCGGCCCCGCTGTTTGGAGATTCCGGCCTTATGCTGGACTCGCTGGACGCGGTGGAACTTGTGGTCGTGGTTGAAAAGCATTTTGGCGTAGCTATTGCTGATGCCGAGGAAGCCCGCAAGGCTTTTACCTCAGTGAGTGGCCTTGCAGACTTTATCTGCACCCGCAAAGCGCAGGCGTGA
- a CDS encoding lysophospholipid acyltransferase family protein translates to MQTKRPITAVLGSRLQYGFFEVLVRCRMLFAARIVLAFVVLYYAMLPHVRQRCAAYIDRRFPRAGVLGRFVHAYRLYLNFGQVLLDRMIAGVTGRFPFCETDQHVRQRFAEAGANPHGCIVLTAHIGAWQVGIAGLEQFDRPVNVVQLHNPEDQGKHYFQHGRGRPFKIIDSADPVGSMVEAAAALRRGEVVCMMGDRMHGTRLAGQGVDVAFMGGSIRIPASAYALASITGAELLMLFTVREKGVTRVFMAERLAVPAGLPRRDVSVFQPYAQQFAAAMETVVERHPYQFFNFYDMWSQ, encoded by the coding sequence TTGCAGACTAAACGTCCCATAACAGCCGTACTTGGCTCCCGGCTTCAGTACGGTTTTTTTGAGGTTCTGGTGCGCTGCCGGATGCTCTTTGCAGCGCGAATTGTACTGGCCTTTGTTGTTCTGTACTATGCCATGCTGCCCCATGTGCGCCAGCGCTGCGCGGCCTATATTGACCGCCGCTTTCCCCGCGCCGGAGTCTTGGGCAGATTTGTGCATGCCTACCGCCTGTATCTGAATTTCGGGCAAGTGCTGCTGGACAGGATGATTGCCGGGGTCACCGGGCGGTTTCCTTTTTGCGAAACTGACCAGCATGTGCGGCAGCGATTTGCCGAGGCAGGGGCCAACCCACATGGCTGCATTGTGCTGACGGCGCACATTGGCGCTTGGCAGGTTGGCATTGCGGGGCTGGAGCAGTTTGACCGCCCGGTGAACGTGGTGCAGTTGCACAATCCCGAGGATCAGGGCAAACACTACTTCCAGCACGGCAGGGGCAGGCCGTTCAAGATTATTGATTCGGCGGATCCTGTAGGTTCAATGGTAGAAGCCGCCGCAGCGCTGCGGCGCGGCGAAGTTGTCTGCATGATGGGCGACCGGATGCACGGTACGCGTCTGGCGGGGCAGGGCGTTGATGTGGCCTTCATGGGCGGGAGCATCCGCATCCCTGCCAGCGCCTACGCGCTTGCCTCCATCACGGGGGCGGAACTGCTCATGCTCTTTACCGTGCGTGAAAAAGGCGTCACCAGAGTTTTTATGGCTGAGCGGCTGGCGGTGCCCGCTGGTTTGCCGCGCCGTGATGTTTCTGTTTTTCAGCCGTATGCGCAACAGTTTGCCGCAGCAATGGAAACCGTTGTGGAACGGCACCCGTACCAGTTCTTTAATTTTTACGATATGTGGTCGCAATGA